The Pieris napi chromosome 14, ilPieNapi1.2, whole genome shotgun sequence genomic interval CTTCGTCGATAAgaagttataataaattaatcttaCCCCACAACACTGCAGATACACCTGAAGAAAGTCAATAAAGCGTTTGTATTTTGGATGACTTCTATACTTCTTCATACTATTTGCAAAGAACCTAGTTACTAAGTCCTGGCAAATGTACAATCTGTGTATGCATAAAACAACACCAATAAagctgattattattatccaGAGAATGCATTGCCATAACGGACAACAGAATACTCGTAATCTGAGGCTGTAAtagatgtattatatttaggtACTATTCATATGCTCTATGTCAATTTTTATGGGAGAAATAACATGTAGAAGGAAAAAGATTTTACTGGCTGAAAACGCGTTTTATTgtgacaattatttttttttattaactggcGCTATGACTTGTGTTTATGAAAAACGTGTAAgacaaaacttaaatataaagaatgtGTTTATATTTACTCAAGTTTCTTTCCCTTTGcaatatgatttaaaataaatatattcgttGGTAACATTATCACGCCAGATAAAAGAACAACAGCGTTTACTAAATCCGTTCCAGTCAAAAACAGTAGATCGTTAACACctgaaaacaattttatggAGAAACAAGTtcgtttattataataaacattaaaaatattacgtaCAAAATAGTAAGAATAAAGACCATAGAATTGAGAATATAGATATAATCCATAAAAAAGTTGACGCccaaattaaaaatggatgGTTTGGGCTATTCCACTCCATTTTACTGAACAAGGAATATAAATGCGTGAAATGAatcttaagtatattttattgcaaatatgtTAACTTTTGACAGTACTAAACTGATTGCAAAAACGTGTCAAAATTAACTTACAAATTTTGACATGAAAATGAGACAAAAATTTAAGACGTATTACGGTGTACCAACATCACATAATACGATTCTCTTCCTTATTATACTATACTCTATGAATTATCACAGATACCCTCACGAATTTGCTTCATATGAAGAGTTTTGACTAATTTCATACATGgcatataatataggtataaaatgggtgatttataaaaaaatctaaaaaataaaacaatgtattgcattattctttaataaaattataacaatataacatGTTAATTCACTTATaagtacaaaatttataaccatttcaaattcaataaaaattaactcagtttgtataaaataatataaaacatacacttatttttaggtatagatttcaaaaacatttgtATACATTAGAGACTCggtaaattcattaaatgtaataattatcttAGAAAATGTCCTACATTTCTAGTGCTATTGTGCGGCGTTGACCTTTTCAAGGAACCAAACGTCATTTCGTGAGTTCTAACTTACGATAAACATGTCAAACATtttcttcttaaaatattttgggaATTTAAAAGTACCtcaaaaatattcattcaaaataTCTTAAACTTTTTCTTAGATGATTACAGTaacgtaaatatttttcagtaaatatttgatgttataactattttattctttatccATTTCAGTGATGTCTCCCATTTTCTTGAGATTGGGTGATACATTAAACTCACAGCCCACACTGGCAACAATGTCTTCAACTTTGACACCTTCGGCAAGTTCGGTAAGAATCAATCCCTTTTCCTTATCAACTTCCATGACGCACTGAAATTTATGTGTTACGTATAAACTgacaaagaaaacattaaaaaataaaaatagtacagAAAATAGTCAgttaaaaggttttttatgTTTGAGGCAAAGTATAATCGGCATAACGTTGAGTACGTGGAACTTTATTTTGAATTCCATTGAATTGTCAAGGGTCCTAGACAAAGACACTACGGCAAGCGTGACCAAGatgaatttgtatgacaatggTCACGTGACCTAGCGGGCGTTGTTGATTTCATAGTTTTATATCTTAACGGATCATGTCtaactaatatttttgtcTTGGGCTCCATATTGAGAATAAGacattcaataattattaactcaatacaatatttttataacatattttataataaatgctaCTTGCGAATGCTGTAGCGTTCAATgattattagaattaaaatcGGAAGCAGGTGCGTTCGAATAGCATTtgttacctttttttttacatgcaAATGCAAGGAAAGCCATTTTACCATTTGTAATCGGTATGATTTATGAAAAATTCTGTAACAGTTCCATTGTATATACGAAAACAATTTTCTCTTTAGGGATCAAACTTAGGATCTccagttaaaataattaccttTTCTGTAATGATCATATCGACGCAATGTTTGCCAGTGAGCGGTAGTGTGCATTCGGGTACAATTTTGTGTCCGCCATTTTTCGCTGAGTGTTCCATTGTGACCACAACTTTCGTTCCTGGTGATGACACCAGGTCCATGGCACCACCCATTCCTTTCACCATTTTGCCCTAGGAAATAATATATCTCGTCACAAGTAcgtcaatagaaaaaataatccTTCTACTTTtactacaatattatatattccttAAGTATTTGTGagtttattatcaaaatactattaaatacttcttcattttcataataattaatgacaTGTTGAAAATTTCTATTCATAAAGTAAATAGTCAAAGTGACAAATGACATGATATTAGAACATTATGGAAACATTTCTTATACTCATGCTTTAAACTATCACATTAAGCGAATGATAAAAAGGAACAATTATTATTCCaattatagaaatacatattatcaatcaaatgttattttcattatgatGAATATTGTACACCTTAAGCTATAAACTGACAAGATTTATTGCATTGACATAAAGACATAAAGTACTTCAACAaaagagatttttaaataaagaggTTGCTCTATAAGAAGACATATAGCATAGTATACTCTTCGTATAACATAATTTGGTATAtgatatttaacaatatttaaaaaaatatattatgtattagagttaaatgaaatgattataaacaatttgtttCTATGAAGGGTACGAAATCcacttattgttttaaaaaatcagtttTCTTGCACTATTTAAACTCGACAGAGACACATTTTGGGTCGCAAAGCCA includes:
- the LOC125056127 gene encoding peripherin-2-like isoform X1, coding for MEWNSPNHPFLIWASTFLWIISIFSILWSLFLLFCVNDLLFLTGTDLVNAVVLLSGVIMLPTNIFILNHIAKGKKLDLRLRVFCCPLWQCILWIIIISFIGVVLCIHRLYICQDLVTRFFANSMKKYRSHPKYKRFIDFLQVYLQCCGLHSYKDWFRHDWHDKVRDYDLELSQDSMGLKKETSDSVPLSCCKSGSCVSNFLEELGTNSINERGCGSTMYRLIIVSMNVHLLIFVAVILLEILILRYVAIHSSNVAQTKLIDHIMPVNERFDVSSDSYNLHEHSENGNQYEKST